In Paraflavitalea devenefica, the following are encoded in one genomic region:
- a CDS encoding DUF4145 domain-containing protein, protein MLLECDTCSAVVKAEVLISYVDENPYDWVDSTQYTFCKCPQCHSPILASQEYGMSAGEIDWSSPIKIYPANLFYINPVIPFKILDSLKECIQCYKSGSFTATVIMCRRTLEGFCIEKGVKEKNLDRAIKKLKEEGAINE, encoded by the coding sequence ATGTTATTAGAGTGTGATACTTGTTCTGCAGTGGTAAAAGCAGAAGTGCTCATTTCTTACGTCGATGAAAATCCATACGATTGGGTTGATTCGACTCAATATACGTTCTGTAAATGTCCTCAATGTCATTCTCCTATTTTAGCCAGTCAGGAATATGGTATGAGTGCTGGGGAAATTGATTGGAGCAGCCCTATTAAAATTTACCCGGCTAACTTATTTTATATTAACCCAGTTATACCATTTAAGATTCTAGATTCCCTCAAAGAATGTATTCAATGTTATAAATCTGGCTCGTTTACTGCGACAGTAATTATGTGCAGAAGAACACTTGAAGGGTTTTGCATTGAGAAGGGTGTGAAGGAAAAAAATCTCGATAGAGCAATAAAAAAGTTAAAAGAAGAAGGAGCAATAAATGAATAG
- a CDS encoding Fic family protein yields MNMDIESLKITPEILSLIAEIDEFKGAWRALGQLAPEQLSALKQVATIESIGSSTRIEGSKLSDKEVEKLLSNLSIQQFSTRDEQEVAGYSGVMTLIFQNYDIIPLSESYIQQLHAELLQYSEKDEWHRGRYKKSPNHVEAFSPDGKSLGIVFETASPFETPLRMEKLISWVTETYSEKKLHPLLITSIFVVEFLAIHPFQDGNGRLSRVLTTYLLLKYGYAYVPYSSLEAVIEQSKEGYYLSLRQTQGTLKSENPNWQPWILFFLRALQRHKQRLEVKLEREKLLMGQLPELSVQILELAKSRDRITVKEIVAFTNANRNTVKKHLESLVEKNYLRQEGEGKGTWYATKA; encoded by the coding sequence ATGAATATGGATATTGAATCCCTGAAGATCACACCTGAAATTCTTTCTCTTATTGCGGAGATCGATGAGTTTAAAGGAGCCTGGCGAGCTTTGGGCCAGCTTGCACCTGAGCAATTAAGCGCCTTGAAGCAAGTTGCAACTATTGAAAGTATCGGATCTTCCACTCGTATAGAGGGCAGTAAGCTCAGCGATAAGGAAGTTGAAAAACTTTTAAGCAATCTATCTATCCAGCAATTTTCGACACGGGATGAACAGGAAGTTGCCGGGTATTCCGGTGTAATGACGCTGATCTTCCAAAATTATGATATTATCCCACTCTCCGAAAGCTATATCCAGCAATTGCACGCAGAATTACTGCAATACAGTGAAAAAGATGAATGGCATAGGGGGCGATATAAAAAATCACCTAACCATGTCGAAGCCTTTAGTCCCGATGGCAAAAGCCTCGGGATCGTATTTGAAACTGCCAGCCCTTTTGAAACGCCCTTGCGCATGGAAAAATTGATAAGCTGGGTAACGGAGACCTATTCAGAGAAAAAATTACACCCTTTGCTTATCACATCAATTTTTGTCGTGGAATTTTTGGCAATCCATCCGTTCCAGGATGGCAATGGTAGATTGTCACGGGTTTTGACAACTTATCTTCTATTGAAATACGGCTACGCTTACGTGCCATATAGTTCCCTTGAGGCCGTGATCGAGCAGAGCAAGGAGGGCTATTATCTTTCCCTTCGCCAAACACAAGGAACACTCAAATCCGAAAACCCCAACTGGCAGCCCTGGATATTGTTTTTCCTGCGTGCCTTGCAAAGACACAAACAGCGTCTTGAAGTGAAATTGGAACGGGAAAAACTGTTAATGGGCCAATTGCCTGAATTATCTGTACAGATTCTCGAACTGGCCAAATCAAGGGACCGCATCACCGTAAAGGAAATCGTTGCATTTACGAATGCAAACAGAAATACCGTTAAAAAACATCTGGAATCGTTGGTTGAAAAAAACTATCTGCGACAAGAGGGCGAAGGCAAAGGCACATGGTATGCTACTAAGGCCTAA
- a CDS encoding PadR family transcriptional regulator, translated as MKHHSLGEFEELVLLMVAALHDEAYGVSIHENLELKSSKTVNISAIHVALKRLEEKAFVKSRFGGITEDRGGRRKKFYVITALGKRVLDNQYELRTSIYNQIPKISFSR; from the coding sequence ATGAAACATCATTCCCTAGGTGAATTCGAAGAGCTCGTTCTTCTTATGGTAGCTGCGCTGCACGATGAAGCATACGGCGTCAGCATTCATGAAAATCTCGAATTAAAATCATCAAAGACAGTAAATATCAGTGCTATTCATGTTGCATTAAAACGTCTCGAGGAAAAGGCCTTTGTTAAATCAAGGTTTGGCGGCATTACAGAAGATCGTGGTGGAAGGCGAAAGAAGTTTTACGTGATTACCGCCCTGGGCAAACGAGTACTCGATAATCAATACGAGCTTCGTACCAGTATCTATAATCAAATTCCTAAAATTTCCTTTAGCCGATGA
- a CDS encoding ABC transporter permease yields MKPAPPKGPLMFLRWFCREDYLDEIEGDIVELFNRQYQQSPGKAKRQFTWNVIRHLRLEFIKPFRLAKQTNSRDMFRTYLKVSSRNLLKHKFFSFISVAGLAIGLCVCMLIIQYVNAELSVDRFHTKLDKLYKVVNDRYQQGSRVQHSAMTYSGIGKAMKEEIPEVETYCRVTPYRVEVISWSDKKIADQRTIAVDASFLSMFTYPLLAGDPQSALREPNSIIVSEKMAREQLGVKEPQSLLGQIMVFDTDSLPYKITGISKDIPGNSQLHFDLLLSYVSLYSQSGNNQFTQADHDFTRPSFWQYIQLKEGADHKTVERKWAGLNTKYFPKAAASGIREVFYLQPLEKAYLYSDFEYEIGRTGNYRIVWSLLVIALFILVLAWMNYINLSTARSMERAKEVGIRKVTGASRLELIKQFLTEALLINIIAIIIAVCLTLLLQNVFNELVNRELSIGMLFSKQTANTGITTLFVLFSVAGIFLSGFYPAFVLSAYKPMKVLKGKFTRSVSGVFLRKSMVTTQFAISILLMIGSFVVYRQLRFMTSQSLGYNMEQMLILRKPVLSNAGEAFMTHADGFINTVQQLAHVKGAAVSGRIPGDEVFKINNVSRTDIAVKSQGTMANMGVDLRFINLYQMKLLAGRNFSLLDYNADFAKLDNLIINETALRQLGFASPEEAVGKSVMAFNRTWEIIGVVADFHQKSLKSGIEPVLLLPNLLGRYSQFSVKVDPQHLPETIEAIQKVYASYFPGNVFDYYFLDEKFNRQYSNDYLFGKVFSLFAALAILIACLGLSGLSLLTSTQRTREIGIRKVLGASATSIVLLLSKDFIKLVLLAIIIASPVAWYMMHLWLQDFVYRIDISWWIFASAGLLSLVIALLVIGFHTARSAIANPTKSLRAE; encoded by the coding sequence ATGAAGCCCGCTCCTCCAAAAGGTCCGTTAATGTTCCTTCGCTGGTTTTGTCGCGAAGATTACCTTGATGAGATAGAAGGAGATATCGTTGAACTGTTTAATCGCCAGTACCAGCAATCACCGGGCAAAGCTAAACGACAATTCACCTGGAATGTTATCCGCCATTTAAGACTGGAATTTATAAAACCATTCAGGCTTGCTAAACAAACTAATTCCCGTGATATGTTCCGCACTTATTTAAAGGTAAGCTCGAGAAACCTGCTTAAACACAAATTCTTTTCTTTTATTTCTGTTGCAGGACTTGCCATCGGGTTATGCGTCTGTATGCTGATCATCCAGTATGTAAATGCGGAGCTGAGTGTTGACCGTTTCCATACAAAACTGGATAAGCTGTACAAGGTGGTGAATGACCGTTACCAGCAGGGTTCACGGGTGCAGCACAGCGCCATGACTTATTCTGGAATTGGTAAGGCCATGAAAGAGGAGATACCTGAAGTAGAGACATACTGCCGTGTGACGCCTTACAGGGTGGAGGTTATTTCATGGTCGGATAAAAAAATAGCTGACCAGCGCACCATTGCAGTGGATGCATCTTTCCTTTCCATGTTCACCTACCCGCTGCTTGCAGGTGATCCGCAGAGCGCTTTGCGGGAACCCAACAGTATCATTGTTTCGGAAAAAATGGCAAGGGAACAGCTCGGCGTGAAAGAGCCGCAATCTTTGCTTGGGCAGATAATGGTATTCGATACGGATTCTCTTCCCTATAAAATAACAGGTATCAGCAAGGACATACCCGGTAATTCACAGTTGCACTTCGATCTCCTGCTATCGTATGTTTCACTATACAGCCAGAGCGGCAACAACCAGTTTACCCAAGCCGATCATGATTTTACAAGACCTTCTTTCTGGCAATACATCCAGTTGAAGGAAGGCGCCGATCATAAAACAGTAGAACGGAAATGGGCGGGGCTAAACACAAAATATTTTCCCAAGGCTGCCGCCTCCGGTATAAGAGAAGTTTTTTACCTGCAACCTTTAGAAAAAGCCTATCTCTATTCCGATTTTGAATATGAGATCGGCAGAACGGGCAATTACCGTATTGTATGGAGCCTGCTGGTGATCGCATTGTTCATACTGGTGCTGGCCTGGATGAACTATATCAATCTGTCTACTGCCAGGTCAATGGAAAGGGCAAAAGAAGTGGGTATAAGGAAAGTGACAGGTGCGTCGAGGCTGGAACTGATCAAGCAATTCCTGACCGAAGCACTGTTGATAAACATCATTGCGATAATCATAGCGGTTTGCCTTACCCTGTTGCTGCAGAATGTGTTTAACGAATTGGTGAACCGTGAACTTTCTATCGGTATGCTGTTTTCAAAACAAACTGCCAATACCGGCATTACCACCCTGTTTGTGCTGTTTTCAGTTGCAGGTATTTTCTTATCCGGATTTTATCCTGCATTTGTCCTGTCTGCGTACAAACCGATGAAAGTATTGAAGGGAAAGTTTACACGATCTGTTTCTGGTGTATTTCTCAGGAAAAGCATGGTTACTACACAATTTGCCATCAGCATATTGCTGATGATTGGTTCTTTTGTTGTGTACAGGCAACTCCGGTTCATGACCAGCCAATCGCTGGGATATAATATGGAGCAGATGCTGATCCTTCGAAAACCGGTACTGAGCAATGCGGGGGAAGCGTTCATGACCCATGCGGATGGATTTATCAATACGGTGCAACAGCTTGCGCATGTGAAAGGTGCTGCCGTTTCAGGCCGAATACCTGGGGACGAAGTGTTTAAGATCAACAATGTGAGCAGGACGGATATTGCTGTGAAAAGCCAGGGCACCATGGCAAATATGGGTGTGGACCTGCGTTTCATCAACCTGTACCAGATGAAGTTGCTGGCAGGCAGGAATTTTTCTCTACTGGATTATAATGCAGACTTCGCCAAACTGGATAACCTGATCATCAATGAAACCGCTTTACGGCAATTGGGTTTTGCGTCGCCCGAGGAAGCGGTCGGTAAATCGGTAATGGCATTCAACCGCACATGGGAGATTATTGGTGTTGTAGCAGACTTTCACCAAAAATCATTGAAAAGCGGTATTGAACCGGTATTGCTATTGCCCAACCTGCTGGGACGGTACAGCCAGTTCTCCGTAAAAGTAGATCCACAGCATTTACCCGAAACGATCGAAGCCATTCAGAAAGTATATGCCAGCTATTTCCCCGGGAATGTTTTTGATTATTATTTCCTCGATGAAAAGTTCAACAGGCAATACAGCAACGATTATCTGTTCGGCAAAGTATTCAGCCTGTTTGCAGCATTGGCCATATTGATTGCCTGTTTGGGATTATCCGGGTTATCGTTGCTCACTTCTACCCAGCGTACCAGGGAGATCGGCATACGAAAAGTGCTGGGCGCTTCCGCAACCAGCATCGTATTGCTGCTGTCGAAGGATTTTATCAAACTGGTGCTGCTCGCGATCATCATCGCTTCACCTGTTGCCTGGTATATGATGCATCTTTGGCTGCAGGATTTTGTTTATCGTATTGATATCAGTTGGTGGATATTTGCATCGGCAGGTTTGTTGTCACTGGTTATTGCATTGCTGGTAATCGGTTTCCACACGGCACGATCAGCAATCGCCAATCCCACCAAAAGCCTCAGGGCCGAATAA
- a CDS encoding family 16 glycoside hydrolase has protein sequence MFLSTFSLLRGTIMGILLSFSSCLLIAQQTLFENHSLEPVQVNISITTIDGKKAVRVSGDSAAQGGANLPTFARLTSTDNFSNGTIEVMLLSRLLPIAGVNARGFIGLAFRINKDNSRFESIYIRPTNGRAEDQLRRNHSTQYFSYPDYKFDRLRKEAEGKYESYADMGLNEWIKMKIVVKDAQAKLYLNDNPQPVLIVNDLKLGAVNSGAIGLWVDGGTDAFFRDIKVVKEN, from the coding sequence ATGTTTTTATCAACGTTCTCCCTGCTGCGCGGCACGATCATGGGTATATTGCTATCGTTCTCTTCCTGCCTGCTGATTGCCCAGCAAACGCTTTTCGAAAACCATAGCCTGGAACCGGTGCAGGTGAATATTTCGATTACAACCATCGATGGCAAGAAAGCGGTAAGGGTATCAGGGGACTCAGCTGCCCAGGGGGGAGCCAATCTGCCCACATTCGCGCGACTCACCAGCACTGATAATTTCAGCAACGGGACCATTGAAGTAATGCTGTTAAGCCGGCTGCTGCCCATCGCGGGTGTTAATGCGAGAGGCTTTATCGGTCTGGCATTCAGGATTAATAAGGACAACAGCCGGTTTGAATCCATTTACATCAGGCCCACCAACGGAAGGGCAGAGGACCAGCTTCGCAGAAACCATTCCACGCAATATTTTTCCTACCCTGATTATAAGTTTGACAGACTTCGAAAAGAAGCAGAAGGAAAATATGAATCCTATGCCGACATGGGACTGAATGAGTGGATCAAAATGAAGATTGTGGTAAAGGATGCTCAGGCCAAACTTTACCTGAACGATAACCCGCAGCCGGTCCTGATCGTGAACGACTTAAAGCTGGGCGCGGTCAACAGCGGCGCCATTGGTCTTTGGGTAGATGGGGGTACGGATGCCTTTTTCCGGGATATTAAAGTGGTAAAAGAAAATTAG
- a CDS encoding serine hydrolase encodes MKKIALIFSLVSACFPARSQGPYTEKQLIEKTIELYFDGWATGDTVKVGKAMHASCHLKNYGGGKFTEYTRNQYLALFKPHPRPKNLATRIVSIDITNNMGSAKVEIGTEKDLFTDYFNLMKTDEGWMIADKVSTRTPKIMGDENVEAGRKIDSLFASYNWQTPGAAVAIVKDGKVVFRKGYGMADLDHDIPITPQTVFNIASVSKQFTAFAIYLLADEGRISLEDDVRKYITELPDYGKVIKIKHLLAHTSGLRDQAAVGSLTGNKSGDISTTEQILKLVIRQKNLNFAPGSAFGYCNTGYTLLAEIIHRVTGRSFAAYTNERIFKPLGMTSTGFCDNHETVVKNKAESYELINGRYHHKPLNTSNPGPSNLLTTVEDLVKWQLNFETPVVGTPAMMKAFNEVSYLDNGQKVVLRVFGDGDTVFHAKGQNLSSHKGVPMITHGGHAAAFRTFMGRFPDHRLAIIALSNDEHNERLNARWQIAEFYIKDKLIEEKPSAPAPNQSIVKPITTYPDNLKDFAGGYYSDELSASYTFVVRGDALIMTHLKLSDIELKRVGDNKFSGSGPETFAFEIEFLRNAKKAVTGFTISNFGVKNLKFVKVK; translated from the coding sequence TACTGAAAAACAACTGATTGAAAAGACGATCGAGCTTTACTTTGACGGCTGGGCAACCGGCGATACGGTAAAGGTGGGCAAGGCCATGCATGCGTCCTGCCACCTGAAAAACTACGGGGGCGGGAAATTCACGGAATACACAAGGAACCAATACCTGGCATTGTTCAAGCCACATCCAAGGCCCAAAAATCTGGCGACCCGCATCGTATCCATCGATATCACCAACAATATGGGAAGTGCCAAGGTGGAGATCGGCACGGAAAAGGACCTGTTTACGGACTATTTCAATTTGATGAAAACGGACGAAGGCTGGATGATTGCAGACAAGGTATCGACCCGGACACCGAAAATAATGGGTGACGAAAATGTCGAGGCCGGGAGGAAAATAGATTCGCTGTTCGCATCCTATAATTGGCAAACGCCCGGCGCGGCGGTCGCAATCGTAAAGGACGGGAAAGTTGTATTCAGGAAAGGATATGGAATGGCCGACCTGGATCATGACATACCCATCACGCCACAAACCGTTTTTAATATCGCTTCGGTATCAAAACAATTTACAGCTTTCGCGATTTACCTGCTGGCAGATGAAGGCAGGATCTCGCTCGAAGATGATGTGAGAAAATACATTACTGAATTACCTGACTATGGCAAAGTAATAAAGATTAAACATCTGCTCGCACATACAAGCGGCTTACGCGACCAGGCTGCAGTAGGATCATTAACAGGGAACAAGTCGGGCGACATTTCTACTACAGAACAAATTCTGAAACTGGTGATCAGGCAGAAAAACTTGAACTTTGCGCCGGGCAGTGCATTCGGCTATTGCAATACGGGGTATACTCTGCTCGCTGAGATCATTCACCGGGTAACAGGCAGATCATTTGCCGCATATACAAATGAAAGAATATTTAAACCGCTTGGGATGACGAGTACCGGGTTTTGTGACAACCATGAAACAGTGGTAAAGAATAAAGCCGAATCCTATGAGTTGATCAATGGAAGGTATCACCATAAACCATTGAACACTTCCAATCCCGGCCCTTCCAATTTGCTGACGACGGTGGAAGACCTGGTAAAATGGCAATTGAATTTTGAAACTCCTGTAGTGGGAACACCTGCAATGATGAAAGCCTTCAACGAAGTATCCTACCTCGACAATGGCCAGAAAGTAGTATTGAGGGTATTTGGTGATGGAGATACAGTCTTTCACGCGAAAGGACAAAATTTAAGCAGTCACAAAGGAGTTCCTATGATCACGCATGGTGGGCATGCTGCCGCTTTCCGGACATTCATGGGTCGTTTCCCTGACCACCGTCTTGCCATCATTGCCCTGAGTAACGATGAACACAACGAAAGATTAAATGCGAGGTGGCAGATCGCTGAATTTTATATAAAAGACAAGTTGATAGAGGAAAAGCCATCTGCTCCTGCACCCAACCAATCAATAGTCAAACCTATAACGACGTACCCCGATAACCTAAAGGACTTTGCCGGCGGGTATTATAGCGATGAACTAAGCGCCAGCTATACGTTCGTTGTACGCGGCGATGCACTTATCATGACCCATCTTAAGTTGAGCGATATTGAATTGAAGCGGGTGGGCGACAATAAATTTTCAGGTTCAGGCCCCGAAACCTTTGCATTTGAAATAGAGTTTCTGAGAAATGCAAAGAAGGCCGTGACCGGCTTCACCATTTCAAATTTTGGGGTTAAAAATTTGAAATTCGTAAAAGTGAAGTAA